GCGAAAGGACAAGTGAAAGAGAATCGAATAAAAAACATCagcaatttttattatttggaTTGTCGACATTCAATTGCaaagcagccgtaaaatatttTGCTGACAGAGGAACATTTATTTCGTGCACAAACTACATTAACAGTATGTGCGTTTAAAAGCTTTGTTCGTCTCTGGTAAGGacaaattaaatttcattcCACTACTCTGAAACACTACTGCTAGAGAAAAAATCTATTATTTCTAAAGAGTTACTACTATAAAGGTGAGTCACCTGATCGGATTTCTTTACAAAATTCCCAACTGCAAGTTACTAACAGGGATTTTTCAAATAGTGCTGCAAAATGAACTACGATGTGCTACTAAACCGAACGGGATTCGGACGTTTAAACGTGAACCAACAAATTCGAAGCGTATCTGAAAGCGAAGGTCAACAGTCCTATCGTCAGCAGGAAAATGAAACTCCCACCAGAAAAATTTCTGAATCCGCGCGAATAAATTTTGACTGCCATCCGGGGAGCGCTCGGGGTACACCAATACGGTCCGGTTGCACTTCAGCCGTAAATAGTGAAGAACTCAAAGGCAAGGTTGAAACCAAACTCATGAGTATGTGGAACAATGTCAAATTCGGATGGTCTGGTAAAATGAAACCCAGTTTTTCGAAAGAGCAGCCGCTCTGGTTACTGGGACGATGCTATCATCAAAAGGCTACGCCTGTGTTATCAATGGAAAACTCTATGGAATTGAGCACCAGTGTGGAAACAAATCAGTTAGTTTTCGAAAATGTACACCAGCAACAACAAGGGGGAGATATATTTGTTGAATCTCCCCCGGAAGAAACAGGAACCGATGCTGCTGAAGATAGTAGTCCTGATGCAATTGTTGAGGAAGAAGGAATTGAGGCGTTTAAGCGAGATTTTATATCTCGGGTGTGGATGACTTATCGAAAagaatttcaaacaatatatgaatcaaattatACCTCCGATTGCGGCTGGGGTTGCATGATTCGATCCGGTCAGATGTTACTTGCCCAGGGCCTTATTACTCACTTCCTTGGTCGCGCGTGGCGATGGGATGCTTCGGCTGAAAATCTAAGGTTAAATTATAACACCGTAAGCTACGAAGATACCATTCATCGAAAAATTATTCGTTGGTTTGGAGACACTCCCTCGAGGACAAGTCCATTTTCTATTCACACATTAGTGGCTCTAGGTAAGGAAACAGGAAAGAAACCCGGTGATTGGTATGGACCGGGAGCAGTTGCTCATTTGCTTAAACAGGCCGTCAAACAAGCCGCTCAAGAAATTGCCGATCTCGATGGAGTCCATGTTTACGTTGCCCAGGATTGCGCTGGTAAGGTATTCATGACAAGTTTTATGAACACTAAAATAATATCAACATTTTAGTTTATATCCAGGACATTATTGATGAATGTACGATTTCCAATACTCCGAGTGTTGCGCCATGGCAGAAAAAAATACCATCAACATCTACGGCCGCTAATTATTGCTCTTCTACTGCTTCGTCTTGTATGAACCAATTCAATACAACGCCGAATATCCCTGTTGATCAATCGACCATTGAAGACCCTATTCTTTGGAAGTCGTTGATACTTTTAGTACCCCTGCGACTTGGAACAGATAAGCTGAATCCGATCTATAATGACTGCTTGAAAGCAATGCTAAGTCTCGACAATTGTATTGGAATTATTGGTGGACGACCAAAGCACTCCCTATTCTTTGTTGGTTATCAAGGTAATAACATTAATTCAATCACTTCGATTAAATATTAtctgatattattttttttcagaggATAAACTAATTCACTTGGATCCACACTTTTGTCAGGATATGGTGGATGTGAACCAGGAAAACTTCGCAGTTTCGTCGTTTCATTgcaaatctccgagaaaaattaaattaagcAAAATGGACCCTAGCTGTTGCATTGGATTCTATTGCGAAACCAGGAAAGATTTTTTCAAGTTTGTCGACAATGTGAAACCGGTAAGTGGTCTGATCTATGAAAGAGAGAAAAAAGGTGATCACCAGTAGAATACATACTACAGCAAAAACTACCTTTTTTTATACTTCATATTACATACTACACACTGTGGTAGTTACTACATTTCCCCAGTAGGTACCTCTAGAGGTTACTACGCGTAAGTCTTTGTGGACTGCATTTTTGAGAAGGTAATAcatcagactttactacatgttATTCATACGACCCTACATAATCAGACTTACTAGTAGCAATTTCTAGAGCTATCTACCGAAAAAATGTAGTTAACATTATAGTTTGTAGTCTGTTCGAAAGTTGTGTTGTGTAGCCTCTTAAGTCAGAAAACAAATTGATTTTTAA
This genomic window from Malaya genurostris strain Urasoe2022 chromosome 1, Malgen_1.1, whole genome shotgun sequence contains:
- the LOC131440410 gene encoding cysteine protease ATG4D, whose protein sequence is MNYDVLLNRTGFGRLNVNQQIRSVSESEGQQSYRQQENETPTRKISESARINFDCHPGSARGTPIRSGCTSAVNSEELKGKVETKLMSMWNNVKFGWSGKMKPSFSKEQPLWLLGRCYHQKATPVLSMENSMELSTSVETNQLVFENVHQQQQGGDIFVESPPEETGTDAAEDSSPDAIVEEEGIEAFKRDFISRVWMTYRKEFQTIYESNYTSDCGWGCMIRSGQMLLAQGLITHFLGRAWRWDASAENLRLNYNTVSYEDTIHRKIIRWFGDTPSRTSPFSIHTLVALGKETGKKPGDWYGPGAVAHLLKQAVKQAAQEIADLDGVHVYVAQDCAVYIQDIIDECTISNTPSVAPWQKKIPSTSTAANYCSSTASSCMNQFNTTPNIPVDQSTIEDPILWKSLILLVPLRLGTDKLNPIYNDCLKAMLSLDNCIGIIGGRPKHSLFFVGYQEDKLIHLDPHFCQDMVDVNQENFAVSSFHCKSPRKIKLSKMDPSCCIGFYCETRKDFFKFVDNVKPFLLPAKQSMSSSFTSSTGLHQFNEITYPMFVFCRGKSSEQQIDLPSRPIYRSPPVPPPLTANNASHSQQLLPQNYDVDDDDDDEDEAIEFVIV